The region GAGAGGCAATCGACAACGGGTTGACCTGCTATCTCGCTAGGGGGCTGAGTTTGCAGCCGTTTAACTAGTTTGGTGCGGGCATCCATACTGGCAAGGTGTAGATCAATGCGATCGTAGCTAGAACTAAAGTTGGCTCGTTTTTGCAGGTCTCGGTAGATATCGCTGAGATCAGCATTGGATTTAACGATCGCCTCTAGCACATATAATGCCGATAATAGAGCATCGCGCTCCGGAATATGGTTGCCATAGCCAATCCCACCCGACTCTTCCCCACCTAAGAGCACTTTCGTTTCTAACATGCGATCAGCAATGTATTTATAGCCGATGGGAGTTTCGTAAACGGGTAACCCGTGAAGTTCAGCCACTTTGGGCATCAGGTCGGAGCCGCTAATAGTTTTGATGAATTCACCGCTGAAACCACGATTGACTACCAAGTGCTCTGTCAGAATCGGGATCAGAATTTGAGAACTGAGGAAATTACCTTGTCCGTCGATCGCCGCAATGCGATCGCTATCTCCATCAAATACCAAACCCACTGCCAGGGCATTGGGATGGGATTGACGAAAGCTATGAATTTGATGGAACACTTCAGATAAATATTTGGGCAATGGTTCCGGTGCGCCACCTCCAAACAACGGATCGCGATCACTATTAATTTCTCGAATTGGAATTCCCAGTAATTTTTCTAAGCCACCTGCCGCCGCACCATGCATTACGTCTGCAAATACGGTCAGTTTTCCCTGCTGAATGGCATCTCGAATTACAAAGATGTCCACCATTTTTCGCAGCCCGTCGCAATAGCTTTCCCAGGGGTTGAAAGTTTGAATTTTTCCAGGTGTGGCAGCGGTTTGCAGTCCTGCAGATAGGCGGGTTTCAATTTGTTGGGTGACGGCTGGGGCAACAGAACCGCCAAATGCTCCTTTCACTTTCAAGCCAGAATATTTACCAGGGTTGTGACTGGCGGTAATCACCAGGGCCCCCAGGGCATTTTGCTGTTTGGCGGCCCAACTAAAGGCAGGTGTAGGAGCATATCCTTCCGATAACAACACGTTGAATCCAGCCTGCTGAATCGATTCGGCTACGGTTTGAGCAAACTCTTCTGATAAGAAGCGGCGATCATAGCCCACGATGATTAAGCGACTGTAGTTGGTTATGCTGCCATAAACATCAGCTAACACCTGTGCTGCGATCGCTGCCACATATCGAACCCGATCAAACGTAAATTCTGCTGCAATCACACCCCGCCAACCATCTGTACCAAATTTAATGCCATCAATCAGATCTGAAGTAGGAGTGGTCTGGGTCATGTGCAGGTTGCCTTTAGCAAAATACAGTAGGTTTCCCTTAACGAGTGTATTCGCATTGAGGGTGTAGCATCCACTTTTTGCGGTGATTGCACCGTTAGTGACATCGTCCCGATTACCTAAACCCATTATTCTCTTTGCTGACGGTTTGGAACAGTGGTGATTGGTGACTGATGATTTCAGCCAATAACCCTATATTTCGCCGCTGCAATGACTTGTTGATCCGCCGCTCCCAACCGCCAACTTCACGGTGCCAGTCCTTAAAAACATAGAAATTCTTCTATGCAGACGCAATCTTTTTCCTTGGATACTCAATAAGTAATCCTACTCAGAGTGGCGTACATTTAAAAACATCTAAATTGACCTAATCGTTATGACCTGTTTTTTCGGCGCTTGAAGTCGCTCGGCATCTATTCTTAGCAGTTTGTTGTTGAGACTCGTTGATGCCGTTGTCTCATTCTCCCTAGTTTTGCCCCTCGGCGTTATCTCCAAGAGTGAGTCCTCTCAGTGGACTCTATGCAGCAGTTTGCGGCAACTGGTTGCCGCCTTGTTTGGCAAGCCCCCAACGTTGATCTCTGAACTGACTGGTCAATAACCATAAGTTCTGTCTACAGATTCTCGGGCAACACCTGGGCTGTAGGGGTGAAGCGCCTCACTCTTACTCTCTTTAACTCTTTGAGGTTCATTTAGTTCATTTATTTCAATACTCCTCATCAGAGGAAGCGCAAGGAGGTATTCGTGGATTTTTTGTCCTATTTTTTAATGGACTTTGTTAAGCAGTTACAGTCCCCGACACTTGGCTTTCTGATTGGTGGTATGGTCATTGCTGCTCTCGGTAGCCAACTGCAAATTCCAGATGCAATTTATAAGTTCATCGTCTTCATGCTGCTTATCAAAGTTGGTCTGAGCGGCGGCATTGCGATCCGCAATTCCAATCTGACAGAGATGCTGTTGCCCGCGCTGTTTGCTGTGGTAATGGGGATCCTTATCGTATTCATTGCGCGCTATACATTAGCTAAGCTGCCGAACGTCAAAACCGTAGATGCCATTGCGACCGGGGGCTTGTTCGGTGCTGTAAGCGGCTCTACTCTTGCCGCTGGCATAACGGTACTGGACGGGCAAGGCCTGAAATATGAGGCGTGGGCTGGCGCACTCTATCCCTTCATGGACATCCCAGCGCTCGTGACTGCCATTGTTGTAGCCAACGTTTATCTCAACAAGAAGCATAAGGCATCATCTACCTCTACTATGCACGAGGCTCTCAGCAAGCAGCCCGTTGCAGCAAGCGACTATCCCGATCAACAGGATTATCCTAGCAGCCGACAGGAGTATCTCAGCAAGCGGCAAGGTTCTGGGGATAATCGGGTCAAGATATGGCCCATTGTGAAGGAAAGTCTCCAGGGATCTGCTCTATCGTCACTGCTGCTTGGCTTGGCTCTAGGCATTCTAACCCAGCCGGAAAGTGTCTATAAAAGCTTCTATGACCCGCTCTTCCGCGGGCTGCTTTCGATCCTGATGCTGGTAATGGGTATGGAAGCCTGGTCAAGGATTGGCGAACTACGTAAGGTTGCCCAGTGGTACGTTGTGTATAGCGTGGTCGCGCCGCTACTGCATGGGTTTATCGCATTCGGTCTCGGCATGATTGCCCATTACGCTACGGGATTCAGCATTGGCGGAGTCGTACTCTTGGCCGTCATCGCCTGCTCCAGTTCAGACATTTCAGGACCACCCACTTTACGAGCCGGTATCCCATCAGCTAATCCCTCCGCCTACATCGGTGCGTCCACAGCCATTGGCACGCCAGTTGCAATTGCTGTGGGAATACCGCTCTACATTGCAGTTGCCCAGGCATTAGGCGGCGGCTAATCCTAGACGGGGTTTCGGTCTGTTGGTACTCCCTTGGACTAGCAAATCAAGCAGATCAACACACAAGATCAGTCTATATAGATAAAGAGGTAATCAATATGGCCAAGCCAGCCAAAAAGCTCGTCATCGTCACGGAAAAGATTCTGCTAAAAAAGATCGCCAATATTATCGAAGAAGCTGGGGCAACTGGTTATACGGTGGTAGAGACTGGCGGTAAAGGCAGTCGCAACGTGCGCTCGTCCGGACAACCCAGTGTTTCCGACACCACAGCAAATATAAAGTTCGAGGTGCTCACGGCAGATCGGGATATGGCCGAGAATATTGCAGACCAGGTCGCAGCGAAGTTTTTCATCGATTTTGCAGGCATTATCTACATCTGTGATGCGGAGGTATTGTACGGACATAGTTTTTGTGGACCAGACGGCTGTTGAATCGAGACGACGCAGACACAAAAAGCCGGGGGGATGCCCCTGGCTTTTTAGTGGTCGTGTTTTGTGTCTGCGGTTTGGCGTTGCACTTGGTGATCCTTCCCAAAGACAATCTCTTAACTCCGGGTTCATAGTCGGTCTAGCGGCTACTTCACTTGGGGCGATCGCGTATGCCAATCGGTTGCCTGCTCGTAAGCATACGCAATTTGAAACACCTGGTCTTCTCGCAGCACATTACCAATAATTTGCAGCCCGATGGGTAATCCTTCCTTACTAAAGCCGCAGGGAACACTCATGCCAGGCAGCCCTGCTAGATTCACCGGAATCGTCATTAAATCAACTAGATACATGCTGAGGGGATCAGCACTTTTGTCACCTGCTTTGAATGCGGGCGTGGGAGCAGTGGGACACACCAGCACATCCACTTTGCCAAATGCCGCTTCAAAGTCTTGCTTAATCAACGTGCGGACTTTTTGTGCTTTCAGGTAATAGGCATCGTAATACCCGGCAGATAGGGCATAGGTGCCAATCATGATGCGCCGTTTAACTTCTGCTCCAAATCCTTCGGCACGGGTGCGTGTGTACATTTCCATCAAGTTTTCAGCATCATCAATGCGTTTGCCATACTTGACGCCATCATACCGAGCCAGATTAGCAGAGGCTTCTGACGGGGCAATAATGTAGTAAGCAGCGATGCCGTAGCGGAAGCGGGGACAGGAAATTTCTTGAATTTCAGCACCCAAGTCTTTCAGTTGCTGAATTGCCTGATACACAGCCTTTTCGACCTCTGGATCGAGTCCTTCGCCAAAGGTTTCGACGATAACGCCCACTTTTTTCCCTTTCAAGTCTGGTATCAGGTATTGGGTGTAGTCTGGGATTTCGACTTTAAGGCTGGTGGAGTCCATCGGGTCGTGTCCGGCGATCGCGCTCAACAAAATCGCCGCATCTTCTACTGAGCGGGCAAAGGGACCGATTTGATCCAGCGAGGACGCAAACGCTACCAGCCCATAGCGTGACACTAATCCATAG is a window of Leptolyngbyaceae cyanobacterium JSC-12 DNA encoding:
- a CDS encoding hypothetical protein (IMG reference gene:2510097445); the encoded protein is MAKPAKKLVIVTEKILLKKIANIIEEAGATGYTVVETGGKGSRNVRSSGQPSVSDTTANIKFEVLTADRDMAENIADQVAAKFFIDFAGIIYICDAEVLYGHSFCGPDGC
- a CDS encoding phosphomannomutase (IMG reference gene:2510097442~PFAM: Phosphoglucomutase/phosphomannomutase, alpha/beta/alpha domain III; Phosphoglucomutase/phosphomannomutase, alpha/beta/alpha domain II; Phosphoglucomutase/phosphomannomutase, C-terminal domain; Phosphoglucomutase/phosphomannomutase, alpha/beta/alpha domain I), coding for MGLGNRDDVTNGAITAKSGCYTLNANTLVKGNLLYFAKGNLHMTQTTPTSDLIDGIKFGTDGWRGVIAAEFTFDRVRYVAAIAAQVLADVYGSITNYSRLIIVGYDRRFLSEEFAQTVAESIQQAGFNVLLSEGYAPTPAFSWAAKQQNALGALVITASHNPGKYSGLKVKGAFGGSVAPAVTQQIETRLSAGLQTAATPGKIQTFNPWESYCDGLRKMVDIFVIRDAIQQGKLTVFADVMHGAAAGGLEKLLGIPIREINSDRDPLFGGGAPEPLPKYLSEVFHQIHSFRQSHPNALAVGLVFDGDSDRIAAIDGQGNFLSSQILIPILTEHLVVNRGFSGEFIKTISGSDLMPKVAELHGLPVYETPIGYKYIADRMLETKVLLGGEESGGIGYGNHIPERDALLSALYVLEAIVKSNADLSDIYRDLQKRANFSSSYDRIDLHLASMDARTKLVKRLQTQPPSEIAGQPVVDCLSIDGYKFRLGDGRWLLIRFSGTEPVLRLYCEAKTLEQVHETLDWAREWANTAS
- a CDS encoding putative permease (IMG reference gene:2510097444~PFAM: Domain of unknown function (DUF897)), encoding MDFLSYFLMDFVKQLQSPTLGFLIGGMVIAALGSQLQIPDAIYKFIVFMLLIKVGLSGGIAIRNSNLTEMLLPALFAVVMGILIVFIARYTLAKLPNVKTVDAIATGGLFGAVSGSTLAAGITVLDGQGLKYEAWAGALYPFMDIPALVTAIVVANVYLNKKHKASSTSTMHEALSKQPVAASDYPDQQDYPSSRQEYLSKRQGSGDNRVKIWPIVKESLQGSALSSLLLGLALGILTQPESVYKSFYDPLFRGLLSILMLVMGMEAWSRIGELRKVAQWYVVYSVVAPLLHGFIAFGLGMIAHYATGFSIGGVVLLAVIACSSSDISGPPTLRAGIPSANPSAYIGASTAIGTPVAIAVGIPLYIAVAQALGGG
- a CDS encoding glutamyl-tRNA(Gln) and/or aspartyl-tRNA(Asn) amidotransferase, A subunit (IMG reference gene:2510097446~PFAM: Amidase~TIGRFAM: aspartyl/glutamyl-tRNA(Asn/Gln) amidotransferase, A subunit), translated to MASIRELHHQLMNKERSAVEIAEAAIARIQALEPKLHSFLQVTVEVALQQAQQVDAKIAAGEELKLLAGIPIGIKDNICTKGVRTTCASRILENFVPPYEATVMQKLMDAGAVMVGKTNLDEFAMGGSTETSAFQLTANPWDLARVPGGSSGGSAAAVAAEECVVSLGSDTGGSIRQPASFCGIVGMKPTYGLVSRYGLVAFASSLDQIGPFARSVEDAAILLSAIAGHDPMDSTSLKVEIPDYTQYLIPDLKGKKVGVIVETFGEGLDPEVEKAVYQAIQQLKDLGAEIQEISCPRFRYGIAAYYIIAPSEASANLARYDGVKYGKRIDDAENLMEMYTRTRAEGFGAEVKRRIMIGTYALSAGYYDAYYLKAQKVRTLIKQDFEAAFGKVDVLVCPTAPTPAFKAGDKSADPLSMYLVDLMTIPVNLAGLPGMSVPCGFSKEGLPIGLQIIGNVLREDQVFQIAYAYEQATDWHTRSPQVK